A window from Gottschalkiaceae bacterium SANA encodes these proteins:
- a CDS encoding dicarboxylate/amino acid:cation symporter, with amino-acid sequence MQDDASMLAPIGVLFVSLIKMVVIPLVFFSIINGAAAIGNSSSAGKVGATTFAFYLGTTAFAVIFALILGQIFEPGVAEGLDSFQTMFSDEYATRGSVPGFWDTLIGIVPTNPFDSLVQGNILQILFFSLFFGFGINSLKDSQKEPLLNIIGGITDALVYVILKVMIIAPIGVFALMADAVGTFGWGVLLSVSKLLILYTVALLIHTFGFYGLLIKLFTKTPVREFFGKFGKVQAFALSTASSMATVPLNEETCQKDLGVSKTTSSFVIPLGATINMDGNAIYYALAATFFAQWFGIELGIPEFIAIILTATIGSIGQAGVPGPSLLVVAVLLAANIPVVGLPILFGVDRLFDMMRTAVNVTGDATCALIVDQLVTVDDPNSDTKPDMKQTV; translated from the coding sequence ATGCAAGACGATGCAAGCATGCTCGCTCCAATCGGCGTACTATTTGTCAGCCTCATCAAAATGGTTGTCATCCCTCTGGTATTTTTCTCAATTATTAATGGCGCCGCAGCAATTGGAAACTCAAGTTCCGCTGGAAAAGTAGGAGCGACCACCTTCGCCTTTTACTTAGGAACAACGGCCTTCGCAGTCATTTTCGCTTTAATCCTGGGTCAAATTTTCGAACCAGGTGTTGCAGAAGGATTGGATAGTTTTCAAACCATGTTCTCCGATGAATACGCGACTCGCGGTTCCGTCCCCGGATTTTGGGACACCTTGATCGGTATTGTACCAACGAATCCTTTCGATTCACTGGTGCAGGGAAACATTTTACAAATTCTATTCTTTAGTCTATTCTTTGGCTTTGGCATCAACTCGCTAAAGGACTCGCAAAAAGAACCTTTGCTAAACATAATCGGCGGCATTACAGATGCCCTTGTCTACGTGATTCTTAAGGTCATGATTATTGCACCGATTGGTGTATTCGCTTTGATGGCAGATGCAGTCGGCACCTTTGGATGGGGTGTATTGCTCAGTGTCAGCAAATTATTAATCCTTTACACGGTCGCATTATTGATTCACACCTTTGGCTTCTATGGTCTGTTGATTAAACTATTTACAAAGACGCCAGTACGAGAATTCTTTGGTAAATTCGGCAAGGTGCAGGCTTTTGCGCTTTCCACTGCATCATCCATGGCAACGGTTCCCCTGAATGAAGAAACTTGCCAGAAAGATCTTGGGGTATCAAAAACAACAAGTTCTTTCGTCATTCCTTTGGGCGCAACCATCAACATGGATGGAAATGCCATCTACTATGCTTTGGCAGCCACATTCTTTGCCCAATGGTTCGGTATCGAATTGGGAATCCCTGAGTTTATTGCAATTATATTGACCGCGACCATTGGTTCCATCGGACAAGCCGGTGTCCCCGGACCATCCTTATTGGTTGTTGCCGTCTTATTGGCCGCCAATATTCCAGTTGTCGGTTTGCCGATTCTATTTGGTGTTGACCGCCTCTTCGATATGATGCGAACCGCAGTCAACGTCACAGGCGACGCGACTTGCGCCCTAATTGTCGATCAATTAGTGACTGTTGACGATCCCAATAGCGACACAAAACCGGATATGAAACAAACCGTTTAA
- a CDS encoding biotin--[acetyl-CoA-carboxylase] ligase — translation MKSKILEYLQDTESDYLSGQAMSETLGVSRAAIWKVIHQLREEGYEIEAVPRKGYRLIHQPDRLSPDCLAPYLLPENSIQPLIHFDSISSTNDYAKSIALESEEGTIVIADEQTKGRGRRGRNWHSPANQNIYLSMILKPDLPIHRVPMFTQLAAAAVWEALSPELPGLSIKWPNDLLYEGRKICGILTEMSGEMHALHYLVIGIGINVNTTQENFPDELQSIASSLRIETGAKLSRQQLAAHVIERLTHYYKHVIKTGSFETVLDICRDHSSLLGERINIHNRDSVEPARAIQIDSDGRLVVETSSGMQVLSSGEVSIRKV, via the coding sequence ATGAAATCAAAAATACTCGAATACTTGCAAGATACTGAATCCGATTATCTCTCCGGTCAAGCCATGAGCGAAACGCTTGGCGTTAGTCGAGCTGCCATATGGAAAGTGATTCACCAATTGCGGGAAGAAGGATATGAAATTGAAGCAGTCCCCAGGAAGGGATACCGCCTGATTCATCAGCCGGACCGTCTTTCACCTGATTGTTTGGCACCTTATCTACTGCCAGAGAATTCCATTCAACCCTTGATTCACTTTGACAGTATATCATCCACCAATGACTACGCAAAGTCCATTGCCCTAGAGTCAGAAGAGGGAACCATTGTCATCGCAGACGAGCAAACCAAAGGACGGGGGCGTAGAGGCCGAAACTGGCATTCTCCTGCCAATCAAAATATTTATCTTAGCATGATTCTCAAGCCTGATCTTCCCATCCACCGGGTTCCCATGTTTACGCAATTGGCTGCGGCGGCTGTCTGGGAGGCGCTTTCACCTGAATTGCCGGGACTCTCCATCAAATGGCCCAACGACCTGCTCTATGAAGGCCGAAAGATTTGCGGAATATTAACGGAGATGAGCGGTGAAATGCACGCCCTCCACTATCTGGTAATCGGCATCGGAATCAACGTCAATACCACCCAAGAAAATTTCCCCGATGAATTGCAATCCATCGCAAGTTCTCTACGCATTGAAACAGGTGCAAAGTTATCTCGTCAACAACTGGCCGCTCATGTGATTGAACGTCTCACACATTACTACAAGCATGTCATCAAGACTGGTTCCTTCGAAACAGTTTTGGATATCTGTCGCGATCACTCCAGTCTTTTGGGGGAAAGAATCAACATTCATAACCGAGATTCTGTAGAACCTGCACGCGCCATTCAAATTGATTCCGATGGCCGTTTGGTCGTTGAAACAAGTTCTGGCATGCAAGTCCTATCTTCCGGCGAAGTCAGCATTCGAAAAGTGTAA
- a CDS encoding M23 family metallopeptidase encodes MKKWIAFLLILTCVSSLAFASNNYDDQINDLEGKKDDLHDELNDIRDQQQGVKEDISQNLNEIRSLDRKIQARQGEIDELETRIRGLMTQIEYKKTDLSESEYEYARYMELFNKRLRAMYMNSDMDYMELMLTAQSISELAVRLDMVSYIAENDQRLLEDLNNTKILIRHQKYELELSEQEMRTKMQTVVDAKSELLVASTEKKSIYDTLQDQYAELKKAVAEMEAQEKAVGDEIKRLQMERDYVGGELAWPSPGYYYVTSKFGQRFHPVLKRWKLHTGIDLRVPSGSKIVAANAGVVLIAKYNVAYGNYVVIDHGGGISTLYAHNKKLLVSAGQTVKRGQVISYSGSTGYSTGPHLHFEYRINGEYQNPLDYLKK; translated from the coding sequence ATGAAAAAATGGATAGCTTTTCTCTTGATTCTAACTTGTGTGTCCTCATTAGCATTTGCGAGCAATAATTATGATGATCAAATCAATGATTTGGAAGGCAAGAAAGATGACTTACATGATGAGTTAAACGATATTCGTGATCAGCAACAGGGTGTGAAGGAGGATATTTCTCAAAACTTGAATGAAATTCGTAGCTTGGATAGAAAGATTCAAGCGCGTCAAGGAGAAATAGATGAATTGGAAACACGTATTCGCGGACTGATGACGCAGATCGAGTATAAAAAGACTGATTTATCTGAATCAGAATATGAATACGCCAGATATATGGAACTTTTTAACAAGCGTCTTCGCGCCATGTATATGAACAGCGATATGGATTATATGGAATTGATGCTAACAGCACAAAGCATCAGTGAATTGGCTGTGCGTTTGGACATGGTGTCCTATATTGCAGAAAATGATCAAAGACTTTTAGAGGATTTAAATAATACGAAAATCTTGATCCGTCATCAAAAGTACGAATTGGAATTGTCGGAACAGGAAATGCGCACCAAGATGCAAACCGTGGTAGATGCAAAAAGTGAATTGCTTGTTGCTTCGACTGAAAAGAAGAGTATTTATGATACGCTTCAGGACCAATATGCAGAATTGAAAAAAGCGGTAGCTGAGATGGAAGCTCAAGAAAAAGCGGTTGGCGACGAGATCAAACGTCTGCAAATGGAGAGAGACTATGTTGGTGGCGAGTTGGCATGGCCATCACCAGGATACTACTATGTCACTTCTAAATTCGGGCAAAGATTCCATCCAGTTTTAAAGCGTTGGAAACTGCATACTGGAATTGATTTGCGTGTGCCTTCCGGTAGCAAAATTGTTGCTGCCAATGCGGGTGTTGTATTAATCGCAAAGTATAATGTAGCCTACGGCAATTATGTGGTGATTGATCATGGGGGCGGAATTTCTACGCTCTATGCACATAATAAAAAATTATTGGTTTCAGCGGGGCAAACTGTAAAGCGGGGTCAGGTAATTTCTTATTCTGGCAGTACGGGATACTCAACGGGACCACATTTGCATTTTGAATATCGGATTAATGGCGAATACCAGAACCCATTGGATTATCTGAAAAAATAA
- a CDS encoding S41 family peptidase, whose translation MRRIGKIVGVLFLMAISGLASIGFVYQQGLAVDGKKLVDETEWNLVQEELAAFSKLKYMENFVHEEFLYETDNERLKEYEIKGMVAGLDDPYSHYYTPEEFQQYVEDQIGSFYGIGVYVVPADDNLITVVSPIEGTPGYEAGIQPGDKIIRVNGTDFTGETLNDAVKEMRGDLGTEVTITILRMAEDGGREIFDLTLVRAEINEQTVSSELLEEGVGYIRIFQFMDQTASDFKDAYAELKVAGATSILIDLRYNPGGLLDSAVEIADFLLGEQMITYTKTKAGEVEEFYSDIRKVDLPFAFLSNGGSASASEVLMGACQDTGKALVIGEQSFGKGIVQEIVPLNDGSGITLTIAEYFTPNNRNIHGIGIAPDVEVETPEDFGRIDPKEREGDPQLTEAIRQLSK comes from the coding sequence ATGAGACGAATTGGAAAAATTGTAGGGGTTCTGTTCCTGATGGCGATCAGTGGATTGGCTTCCATTGGCTTTGTGTATCAGCAAGGTTTAGCAGTAGATGGAAAGAAACTTGTGGATGAGACTGAATGGAATCTGGTTCAGGAAGAATTAGCGGCATTCTCCAAGCTGAAGTATATGGAGAATTTTGTTCATGAAGAATTTTTATATGAAACGGATAACGAACGTCTGAAAGAATATGAGATCAAGGGTATGGTTGCAGGACTGGACGATCCTTATTCTCATTACTATACGCCGGAAGAGTTCCAGCAGTATGTTGAGGATCAAATTGGCAGTTTTTATGGGATTGGTGTCTATGTAGTGCCTGCTGACGACAACTTGATTACGGTAGTTTCACCCATTGAAGGCACGCCTGGATACGAAGCGGGCATTCAACCCGGTGACAAAATCATTCGTGTTAATGGAACGGATTTTACCGGGGAAACCTTAAATGACGCGGTTAAAGAAATGCGTGGTGATCTAGGAACTGAAGTGACCATTACGATTCTTCGTATGGCAGAGGATGGTGGACGTGAGATCTTTGACTTAACCTTGGTTCGGGCGGAGATTAATGAGCAGACCGTTTCTTCCGAACTATTAGAAGAGGGAGTCGGGTATATTCGAATTTTTCAATTTATGGATCAAACTGCCTCTGATTTCAAGGACGCATATGCGGAGTTGAAGGTGGCGGGTGCCACATCAATTCTGATTGACCTTCGCTACAATCCAGGTGGATTGTTGGATTCGGCCGTTGAGATTGCGGACTTCCTTTTGGGTGAGCAGATGATCACCTATACCAAGACTAAAGCAGGTGAAGTTGAGGAATTCTACTCAGATATCCGTAAAGTTGATTTGCCTTTTGCTTTTCTTTCCAATGGCGGAAGCGCCAGCGCATCCGAGGTGCTGATGGGCGCTTGCCAGGATACGGGCAAGGCACTGGTAATTGGTGAGCAGAGTTTTGGCAAGGGGATTGTGCAAGAGATTGTTCCATTGAATGATGGATCTGGCATCACTTTAACCATAGCGGAATATTTCACACCAAATAATCGAAATATTCATGGTATCGGCATTGCACCAGATGTTGAAGTTGAGACGCCGGAAGACTTTGGACGCATTGATCCCAAGGAACGGGAAGGCGATCCACAGTTGACTGAAGCGATACGTCAATTAAGTAAATAA